The genome window TTTGAACTTAACCTGTTCGTAATGTATCAAATGCAAATTGTAGAACCCAGCTGAGATACCCGAACAGTTTGACGGAGTGACAGGCTATCGTCTTCGACTTTTccttctcaaaaataaatcgCCACCCACTCTTCTCGTCAAAGGAATTGAACGCCGCCTGTAAGTGTCATTTCCTCTcgttttctcctttttctcttCCCCTTGTCACTTTCATTGGAATGTTGCAGAGACGGATACCGGGTGACCATCTGTCGTCCAAGATGCACTTCATACGATAAGGTCGTCAACGATAATGAGGTAAATTTACATTGCTTTCGGTTTTAAACTGAACTTGGTTTTTAGGGCGCCGAAGATGGAGAATGGAAAGCTATTTCATGGAGCTCGTGGAGCTCATCGTCATGGAGCACATGGGCTCGCCACGCTTTCAATAAGGCTGCTGCTGAAGGTGGCGAGGCTGCTGAACGAATCAGAACAAGAATGCCAATTGGTGAAAAAACTGTAGCGGGAGCTGCTGGAGCAACTGGAGCTGCAGGTAAGAAAggattggaatttttcacagaatctTTCGCGAAAAGTTTATTGTAGAAATCCTAATCTGTGATTTACAGGAAGCGATAAAAGTAACATCAATATCCACGTTGAATCTAATGGAAACAATAATAATTCTTTCGAAGGAGGAAGAAGTTCATCGGAGAAGTCTGATGGACAGTTGAATAGAGAAATCTCTGGATCATCTGAAGCTGGAGCTGGTGGAAAGGGTGGAGCTGGTGCTGATGGAGCTGCTGGATCTGGAGCTGGAGCAGGTGCTGGAGCCGGAACAAATGGAAATATCAACATTACTGTTCATACTGATGGAAAGAGCGGAGGAAATGCAGTTGCAGTTGCAAACGCCAATGTAACTGTAAACGGTGCTGGAGGCGTCTCTACTACTGGCACTGGAGCTCAGACTGGCAATGAATCAGGACTCGGAGGTAGTGCAGGAACCGATAAAGCCGGAGGAAAGAAGGGAGGTCACGGAGATTCTGGAGATTCtggaaataacaaaaacaaggataatggaaaaggaaaaggaaaaggaaaGAACGATGAAGAGGATGAAGAAGACAACGGAGATGAGGATGGCAATGGAAAAGGTGGAAATGGAGGAAATCCGAAGGGAGAATGGGATGATGGAGATggtgatgaagatgatgatggtACTGATGGAGGATCCAAGGAATCTGGAAATAATGGAAAAGGAAAAGGGAAAGGCTCAGGAGACGGAGATGGAAACAGAAACGGAAATGGAGACGGAAACGGAAGGCCAAAAGGAGatggaaatattaaaattaacatCCATTCCCCAGACGACAATGATCTTCTAGAAAAGGATGAAAACGGGCCAAATGGAAAAGGAGGAGCTGGAAACGGAAACGGAGATGGTGATAAGGATAACAATGGAAAAGGAAATGGTACCGGAGATGGTGACGGAGACGGCAATGGTAATGGAAATGGATTGACTGGAGATGGAAATGGAACAGGCGATGGAGACAATAATGAATCCGGCAACGGTAATGGTGATGGATCTGACAAGAActctggagctggagctggtaCTAAACCAGAAAATCGTGAAGGAGGAGATGGAAACGGCAATGGTACAGGCGATGGGAATGGAGATGGGAACGACAACGGCAATGGCTCCAAGGGACTAGGAACAGGATCTGGGGATGGAAAGGGTGAAGGAAATAAATCAGGAACACCAGGAAAAAGTGATGGTAAAGAGGACGGAGCTGGATCAAACGGATCCGGAAATGGGAAAGAAGGTGACGGCAACAAATCCGGCGGATCAGGCAAAGGCGGAGCAGGAAACGGAAAGAGTGGAGATGGATCCGGAGATGGAAAGAACAATGGAAATGGAGGAACTGGCGATGGAAAGGATAAGAATGGAAAAGGATCAGGAAGCGGAGACAATGACAAGTCAGGAACTCGAGCTGCAGGAAAAGGAAACGCAGAGGGTAATGGAAAAGGCAATGGAAATGATGGGAAAGGTTCGGGATCCGGAGACGGATCCGGAGCTGGAGGAAAAGGTGATAAGTCGGATTCCGAGTCTGGTAATGAAGCGGATGGAAAGgatggaaagaaaaatgaggGAGCGGGAGGTGAAGCTGCTGCTGGATCTGGTGGAGCTAACAAAGGAGGGTCTGATGGGTAAGAATCAGGTTTATTTAATTCTGCAATTGTATGATATTacagtgatgatgatgatgtcgATGTTACTGATGTCGAGGTTGGAACGAAACCATTGACAGGAACGAAACTCGAAGAGCTTCTGGCCAAGCTTCCAAATGAGACAGCTGACGGAAATGCAACAGGGTGAGTCTTTCTAGCTCccaagaatttttatttcacgTTTTCAGTATTGTGAacatttgaacatttattttttcagagatggAAATGAGTTTGGGACAGTCCAAACAGGAGCTAAACATAATGCAGAATCATCTGCTAGTGGAATACCTTTAGTACAAGCTCGGAGTAACACAGTAAACGGTGGAGCGCCTGTTCCTCCAGCTCCTGGATCTGGAGCAACTGGATCTGGAACTTCTGGATCTGGAACTTCTGAGTCTGTAACAAATGGATCTGGAGCAACGGAATCTGGATCAACTGGATCTGGAACAACTGGAACTGGAACTTCTGGAACTGGATCGTCTGGAACCGGAGCTAGTGCTGCTAGAACATCTTCAATTGCAGGTGACGCTCCACAAGCAGCTGTTCTTGCTGATACTCCTGGAGCTGCGGGAGCAGCCGGTGGCGGTAGATCAAATTGCTTCTCAGCTGACAGTCTGGTTACTACAGTAACCGGTCAGAAAAGAATGGATGAACTGCAAATTGGAGATTATGTACTGGTACCATCATCTGGAAACGTCTTGAAATACGAAAAAGTCGAAATGTTCTATCACAGAGAACCAAAGACTAGAACCAACTTTGTTGTACTTTATACGAAGAGTGGAAGAAAGCTCTCTCTGACTGGAAGACATTTGCTCCCAGTTGCAGAATGTAGTCAAGTTGAACAATACACAATGAATCCAGATGGAATTGATGTAGCTATGAGAGAATCGAAATATGCTGAAAAAGCAAGAAAGGGAGAATGTGTACTTTCTATTGATGAGTCAGGTGAAGTCATTGCTGATGAAATTGTTAGGGTAAGATAATTCTGCATTCATATTCAATtccaattaaattatttttcaggtagGAAGAATGACCAATGTTGGAATTTATTCTCCAATGACAGTTGAAGGAAGCTTAATTGTTGATGGTGTACTTTCATCTTGTTTCTCACATTTGGAATCCCATTCTGCTCACAAGCTCATTTTCGATTTCATTTACTATGTCTACAATGCGTTTGGACTATTAAACAGTAAGTTTTGAGAAGAGGATCAGaaaatgctaattttcaaaaacccagTTCAGTTTCAACGAGTAATTTTGCTTGAGAACAACTTCGAACAAAAAACTCTTAATTATAATTTCATGAAGGAGCCAAAGGGCCTGCCTACCTTCAAGCCCACCGAGCTCTCCGTCCGCCAAAGTAcacaaaacatgtttttttgttttttaatcgagCGTTCAACAgattaattgaattaaaatgttAGAAAACACCAAAAACCAGGTTAGCTTAGCTTAGTTCGCTAAGTGGGTCGACAGGCTTGAGGTAGAAACGACGCGCATGTCTATAATGCTCCTCTAAACACAAAATTACCTTCGCTCTTCGActgttatttattttcagcaaaccaCGTGGATCTTCAACCAATCCCAACATTCGTCAGTTTTGCTCAATATCTATCAAAAACCGTCTTGCCATTCTCATAGTTTATcccattttaatttattattatttatttttctattattttccCATAATAAGTATAATTTCTAATATTGATGAGTCTCACTAACTTAGTAATTTAAGGAGGTCTTTCAAGGTTCAGCGGGTACAACAATCAATTGTCATCCCCCAAGAAACCTAATTTCTGACATAATAAGTAATCACTAATTCATTTCCCCCAGTGAATTTCAACAAATcccgaaaaaatgtgttccATTTCCACATACGtgtttttctctcaattgCCTGTTTTTTCTATTACTATTAGGATATTCTattgtttatttgtttatttcctttttctcgAATAAATTAATTGCCCAGTGTATTAGGATGTATGCGACATCTTATCAGAAATGAATATCAGATCGAGTAATAGGTCATATGAAATCTGGACGGCGCACTTCCTCCAAGGACATCGGAGATATGCATATTCCTGCAAATGAAACTATACAACAACCTTTTATAATAATTCGTGTATTCAaccaatttataaattaattattttttaacttttagaTTTAA of Caenorhabditis elegans chromosome II contains these proteins:
- the qua-1 gene encoding Protein qua-1 (Confirmed by transcript evidence), whose translation is MRRLSAILPILLLSNFWPTVESLNYKCHNDQILVVQSFGNDTIRMHCQRLDLCGYQKLKCDYDELQPQCGGKLNFVSHVNQKGSTAPVEHTCCNLFNPRSHHSIPTHIGNDCFIYELPDGSSNGKKVDPAPADDAPYAVLKNPAEIPEQFDGVTGYRLRLFLLKNKSPPTLLVKGIERRLDGYRVTICRPRCTSYDKVVNDNEGAEDGEWKAISWSSWSSSSWSTWARHAFNKAAAEGGEAAERIRTRMPIGEKTVAGAAGATGAAGSDKSNINIHVESNGNNNNSFEGGRSSSEKSDGQLNREISGSSEAGAGGKGGAGADGAAGSGAGAGAGAGTNGNINITVHTDGKSGGNAVAVANANVTVNGAGGVSTTGTGAQTGNESGLGGSAGTDKAGGKKGGHGDSGDSGNNKNKDNGKGKGKGKNDEEDEEDNGDEDGNGKGGNGGNPKGEWDDGDGDEDDDGTDGGSKESGNNGKGKGKGSGDGDGNRNGNGDGNGRPKGDGNIKINIHSPDDNDLLEKDENGPNGKGGAGNGNGDGDKDNNGKGNGTGDGDGDGNGNGNGLTGDGNGTGDGDNNESGNGNGDGSDKNSGAGAGTKPENREGGDGNGNGTGDGNGDGNDNGNGSKGLGTGSGDGKGEGNKSGTPGKSDGKEDGAGSNGSGNGKEGDGNKSGGSGKGGAGNGKSGDGSGDGKNNGNGGTGDGKDKNGKGSGSGDNDKSGTRAAGKGNAEGNGKGNGNDGKGSGSGDGSGAGGKGDKSDSESGNEADGKDGKKNEGAGGEAAAGSGGANKGGSDGDDDDVDVTDVEVGTKPLTGTKLEELLAKLPNETADGNATGDGNEFGTVQTGAKHNAESSASGIPLVQARSNTVNGGAPVPPAPGSGATGSGTSGSGTSESVTNGSGATESGSTGSGTTGTGTSGTGSSGTGASAARTSSIAGDAPQAAVLADTPGAAGAAGGGRSNCFSADSLVTTVTGQKRMDELQIGDYVLVPSSGNVLKYEKVEMFYHREPKTRTNFVVLYTKSGRKLSLTGRHLLPVAECSQVEQYTMNPDGIDVAMRESKYAEKARKGECVLSIDESGEVIADEIVRVGRMTNVGIYSPMTVEGSLIVDGVLSSCFSHLESHSAHKLIFDFIYYVYNAFGLLNTNHVDLQPIPTFVSFAQYLSKTVLPFS